GTGCGGTTGCGGCAAATTCGGGACCGATTCCGCCGGATCCCCGTCCGGCGGGCTGAAGCGGGCGAACGCGCCGTCGTAGCGCTTCGGCAGCGGCCGCGCATAGTCGCCGCGCTTCGCGGTCGCGAGGCGCAGCGAAACGAGCGCCTCGGCCCACTTGACGGCCGCCGTGACGCCCTCGACCACCGGCGCGCCTATCTGCTGCTCGATCTCGTGCGCGAACTCGGCCATCCCCGCGCAACCGAGCACGATCGCGTCGGCGCCGTCCTCGTCGAGCGCGCGCCGGCATTCGTCGACGATGATCCGGCGCGCGGCCGACCCCGGCCGGTCGAGTTCGAGCACCGCGACGTCGGTCGCGCGCACGTTGCGGCAGAACCGCTTCATCCCGTAACGCTCCGCGAGGTGCCACGCCATCCCGCAGGTGCGCGCCAACGTCGTGACGACCGAGAAGCCCGGCGCGAGCACGCTCGCCGCATGCATCGCCGCCTCGGCGATGCCGATCACCGGCCCGCGCGCGAGCTCGCGCGCCGCGTAGAGGCCCGGATCGCCGAAGCACGCAATCACGTACGCATCGAAGCCGTCGCGTTCGCCCTGCACGATCTCGGCAAGCAGCCCGGGCGTCGCGAGCGCCTCGTCGTAATACCCTTCGATCGACGGCGGCCCCATCGGCGGGCTCACGGCGACGATCTCCGTGCCGGCGGCCGCGACGTCGCTCGCGCAGCGGCCCATCGCGTCGGTCATCCGCTGCGTCGTATTCGGATTGATCAATCGGATCTTCATCGCACGCTCCTCAGGCCTTCGTGTTCACGAGCAGCCGGTAGAACACGAAGCCGAGCCCCGCGCCGATGAACCACGAGAAGTTCGCGACGCCCTGCCAGCCCGGCACCATCACGCACACGACCGCGATCACGGCGGCAGGCAGCAGCGCGGCGAGCGCGCGGCGGTTCACGCCGCCCGTGTACCAGTACGTGCCGCTTTCCGACATCGTGTACAGGTCGTCGCGCACGAGCCGGCCGCGCTTGACGAGGTAGAAGTCGGCGATCAGCACGCCGTACAGCGGGCCGATGAACGCGCCGAGCACGTCGAGCGTGTAGTGGATCACGGCCGGGTTGTTGAACAGGTTCCACGGCGTGATGAAGATCGACGCGACGGCCGCGAGCATCCCGCCCGCCCGCCAGCTGATCAGGCGCGGCGCGACGTTCGAGAAGTCGAACGCGGGCGACACGAAGTTCGCGACGATGTTGATGCCGATCGTCGCGATCGTGAACGTCAGCGCGCCGAGGATCACCGCGGTCGGATGATCGATGCGGCCGACCGTCTCGACGGGATCGGTGATGAGTTCGCCGAACACGGGCAACGTCGCAGCCGTCGTGATCACCGTGACGAGCGAGAACGCGAGGAAGTTGACGGGCAGTCCCCAGAAATTGCCGCGCTTCACTTCGCCGAACGAGCGGCAGTAGCGCGAGAAATCGCCGAAGTTCAGCATCGGCCCTGAGAAGTACGACACGACGAGCGACACGGCCGTGATCATCACCGGGATCACTTCCGCGCCGTGATACTTGACGCCGCCGAGGTTGATGCCGATGTTGCGCCAGCCCGCGCGCCACACCATGTAGCCGGCCAGGATGAACATCACGACATAGACGGCCGGGCCCGCGAAATCGATGAACTTCTTGATCGTCTCCATCCCGTTCCAGAACACGAACGCCTGCAGCACCCACAGCAGCATGAAACCGGCCCAGCCGACCGCCGACAGCCCGAGGAAGCCGTAGTGATGGACGTCCGCGTAAGGCAGCCATTGCGGGACGAACTTCAGCACGACGATCACAAGCGCGCTCGACGCGAGATAGGTCTGGATGCCGTACCACGCGATCGCGATCAGCCCGCGGATCACGGCCGGCACGTTCGCTCCTAGCACGCCGAACGTCGCGCGGCACGCGACCGGGTACGGCACGCCGATCTGCTGGCTCGGCCGCGCGATCAGGTTGCACAGCAGGTTCACGAAGCCGATCCCGACGATCAGCGCGATCAGCACCTGCCAGCTCGTCAGCCCGAGCGCGAACAGGCTGCCGGCGAACACGTAGCCGCCGACGCTGTGCACGTCCGACATCCAGAATGCGAAGATATTGTACGAGCCCCACGTCTGATTTTTAAGGGGTGCCAAATCTTCGTTGTACAGACGTTCGCTGTAACCATCCGGCAGCGCCGGGTCGCCGCCCTCGCCGCCTTCTTCCGCCGGATACGCGCTGTCGTGCGCCACACTGAACTGAGCCATGACTTCTCCTTGATGCGACCGGATGGCCGCTCCACCGTCATCGATATCGCTCCGGATCGTCGCCCGGAGTCGGACCAGCGGCCCGCGGCGACAACCGCAAGCCTGCATTGCTCTCGTTCTGTGGCGCGCGGCCGGGTTCGCGTCGCCGCTCAGGCGCCGCCGAACACTTCGCGCAAATCGACCTGCCCTTGCGCGGGCCGGTCCAGCATCTTCAGTTCGACATGCTGCAGGTGGTGCGCCATCAGCGTCACCGCCCGCTTCGGTTCGCCCGCCTCCAGCGCGGCGAGGATCTCGTCGTGGTCGTCGCACGAGCACGGGCTGCGCCCGTGCGATTCGTACAGCGCCGACATCAGCGTCGAGCGTGCGACGAGCCCCTCGAGGCACTCGCTGAGCGTCGCATTGCCCATCAGCGTAGCGAGCGCCGTATGGAATTCGCCCGACAGCCGGATCCATGCCGCGAAGTCGTGCCGCTCGAACGCCTTGCGTTCCTTGTCGATCAGCGCGGCGACCCCCTTCAGCCGCTTGGCGCCGGGCCCGGTCGCGAGCCGCTCGACGACGGCAAGCTCGATGATCCGGCGCATCTCGAACACCTCGTGCACGTCCTGCAGCGTCGGGCTCGCGACGAACGCGCCGCGGTTCGGCTCGAGCTCCACCAGCTTGTCGGTCGCGAGCTGCGCGAGCGCCTGGCGGATCGTCCCGCGCTTCACGCCGAACACGTCGCAAAGCTGCGCCTCCGTCAGCTTCGCGCCGGGCGCGAGCCGATGCTCGAGGATCGCCGTGCGGATTCGCTCGGCAATCGCTTCGGGACTGGCTGCGCCGGACGGGTGGGGATCGGGCTCGTTCATGATCTGCATCGCGTAATGGTCCTCATCGTAGAACGGACATAAAGATTGTCAACAATTCTTTTCCGGAATTTCGCACAATCGGCGTGCATCGACGCGACCCCGCTCGGTGCAGGATGCGCAAAATCCATGCACATCAAGCCTGACAGGCATGACAGAGGTACTTCTCGCCGTATACCCTCCCGGCCATTTTGTTGACAAAACTAGTGCACGACCCGGTGACGATCCTGTTGGCGTCAGCCGGAATTTCAGACCGTTAGTTGCACACTTACATAAAGAAAAAAGGCGGAAACCCGCCTTTCGATCGACTGTGCCGGCATCAGCCGAGATGCGGATAGTCCGACAGCGTGAGCCGGAAACCGTGCGCATTCGCGACCAACTGCGCCTGTGCGCCGAACGGCAGCGTCAGCAGGTCGGGCACGTGGCCGAACTGGAGTCCCGTGACAACCGGGATCCCGACCACCGCGCGCACCTGGTCGATCATCGCCTGCATGTCGTAGCCATTGTCGTACTCGAACGGCCGTGCGCCGGTGAACTGACCGAGCACGAGCGCCTGCTGGCGCGCGAGCAACCCCGACAGGTGCAGTTGATAGATCATCCGCTCGATCCGGAACGGCTGCTCGTTGACGTCCTCGATGAACAGGATGCCGCCCTCGATGTCGGGCATGTACGGCGTGCCGATGAGCGACGTGAGGATCGCGAGGTTGCCGCCCCACAGCGTGCCCGTCACGTTCACGGTCTGCACCTGCGGCGCTTCGGCGATGATCGTCGTGCTCGGCTGCGTCAGCGTCTGCCAGAAATGCTGCATCGTGAAGTCGCTCGGCGTTTCCGCGCCGAAGTCGGCGGACAGCATCGGGCCGCCGAACGTCTTGATGCGCGCCTTCGCATACAGCGCGAGCTGGATCGCCGTGAAGTCGCTGTGACCGATGAGCGCGACCGGCTGGTCGCGCAGCCTGCGTTCGAGCCCGCGATAGTCGAGCCCGTGCAGGATGCGCGCGGCGCCATAGCCGCCGCGCACCGCGAGTGCGATGTCCGGCAACGGCCGCTCGGGATCGGCGAGACGGTTCAGGTCGCCTGCCCGCTCGCCGTCGGTGCCGCCGAAGCGCTGGAAGCGCCGCTGCGTCGCGTCGATGTTCTCGATGCGTTGCTGCGCGGTGCTGAGGCGCTCGAGCGCGCGATTGATCGCGTCGGGATCGTGCGGATAACCGGACGGCGCCAGCAGGCGGATGGTGTAGGACGCGGCGGGCTGGAAGGACATGGCGAAAGGTGTCGGGTCGTCAAACCTGCTTAGAGGGTCCGAACCGTCTCCGGTTCACGGAACAGAGCGCGCCCGGCCCGCTCGGGGCGACGGGCGTGGCCGGTGCACCTATGACGCGCCGGATTCGGCGTCGCGGGCCAGCCGTGCGGCGCGCAGCGCGCGACGGCGCTC
The nucleotide sequence above comes from Burkholderia pyrrocinia. Encoded proteins:
- a CDS encoding GntR family transcriptional regulator; the encoded protein is MQIMNEPDPHPSGAASPEAIAERIRTAILEHRLAPGAKLTEAQLCDVFGVKRGTIRQALAQLATDKLVELEPNRGAFVASPTLQDVHEVFEMRRIIELAVVERLATGPGAKRLKGVAALIDKERKAFERHDFAAWIRLSGEFHTALATLMGNATLSECLEGLVARSTLMSALYESHGRSPCSCDDHDEILAALEAGEPKRAVTLMAHHLQHVELKMLDRPAQGQVDLREVFGGA
- a CDS encoding NCS1 family nucleobase:cation symporter-1 codes for the protein MAQFSVAHDSAYPAEEGGEGGDPALPDGYSERLYNEDLAPLKNQTWGSYNIFAFWMSDVHSVGGYVFAGSLFALGLTSWQVLIALIVGIGFVNLLCNLIARPSQQIGVPYPVACRATFGVLGANVPAVIRGLIAIAWYGIQTYLASSALVIVVLKFVPQWLPYADVHHYGFLGLSAVGWAGFMLLWVLQAFVFWNGMETIKKFIDFAGPAVYVVMFILAGYMVWRAGWRNIGINLGGVKYHGAEVIPVMITAVSLVVSYFSGPMLNFGDFSRYCRSFGEVKRGNFWGLPVNFLAFSLVTVITTAATLPVFGELITDPVETVGRIDHPTAVILGALTFTIATIGINIVANFVSPAFDFSNVAPRLISWRAGGMLAAVASIFITPWNLFNNPAVIHYTLDVLGAFIGPLYGVLIADFYLVKRGRLVRDDLYTMSESGTYWYTGGVNRRALAALLPAAVIAVVCVMVPGWQGVANFSWFIGAGLGFVFYRLLVNTKA
- a CDS encoding aspartate/glutamate racemase family protein produces the protein MKIRLINPNTTQRMTDAMGRCASDVAAAGTEIVAVSPPMGPPSIEGYYDEALATPGLLAEIVQGERDGFDAYVIACFGDPGLYAARELARGPVIGIAEAAMHAASVLAPGFSVVTTLARTCGMAWHLAERYGMKRFCRNVRATDVAVLELDRPGSAARRIIVDECRRALDEDGADAIVLGCAGMAEFAHEIEQQIGAPVVEGVTAAVKWAEALVSLRLATAKRGDYARPLPKRYDGAFARFSPPDGDPAESVPNLPQPHIHTV
- the ldcA gene encoding muramoyltetrapeptide carboxypeptidase gives rise to the protein MSFQPAASYTIRLLAPSGYPHDPDAINRALERLSTAQQRIENIDATQRRFQRFGGTDGERAGDLNRLADPERPLPDIALAVRGGYGAARILHGLDYRGLERRLRDQPVALIGHSDFTAIQLALYAKARIKTFGGPMLSADFGAETPSDFTMQHFWQTLTQPSTTIIAEAPQVQTVNVTGTLWGGNLAILTSLIGTPYMPDIEGGILFIEDVNEQPFRIERMIYQLHLSGLLARQQALVLGQFTGARPFEYDNGYDMQAMIDQVRAVVGIPVVTGLQFGHVPDLLTLPFGAQAQLVANAHGFRLTLSDYPHLG